The DNA region GCTTTTTGCAAATTATTGACAGCCATCTCCTTAAGTCATATAAAAGATAAGATTTCTTCATCTTATCTTTCTTTTTTATTAATTTTTATTAATTTAAGTGGTTCTTAAGCCCTATATAGCGAGTTTGAGTATAATCATAAAATCAGGTAAAAAAATATCACAAGGAATTAATTATGCTACACAGAGGTTTATTGATTGCGATATTATCAGTAGGTTTTAGCATTGCTCAAACTCTTCCAAAAGAACCGGTATTGAGTTTAGATGTTGCTTTGAAAATAGCTCAAAATGCATTGAAACAATGTAAAAACGATGGTTATAAAATTGCTGTAAATGTTTTGAACAAATCTGGTGTGGTTCTTGTTGCCCTCCGAGATCAAGACGCAGGTCCTCACACAATTGAGGGAAGCTATAAAAAAGCTTTTACCTCTGTTTCAACCAAAACCCCGACTTCTGTTTTTGCTAAAAAAATAGAAAAAAATGAAATGTCTTCTGGGTTGGTCAATCTCAGCAAAAACTTTGTATTTGCAAGCGGGGGTTTGCCTATAAAATCAGAGAATACCACTATAGGAGCAATAGGTGTAAGTGGTGCTCCACAGGGTGATTTAGATGAAAAATGTGCGCAAATTGGGATTGATAGTGTGCAAAAGGATTTAGAATAAGATTTTATGCACTTTGATCAATGAATTTTTGTTTCTTTTCCAAGTATCTTTAACAATAGCCTTCGAAATCCTTTTAAAAGCGGATAAACCAATCCAATGAGGCTTTTGGAAATGAAAATTTTATATATCAGATTTTGATTGGTGGTGAGATTTTTGAGATAAAGCAATGCTTTTTGAGCTTGTAAAACTTCTCCTGTCTCACTAAGCAATATGATACCATCGTTAATATCTATGTGGTTATCTTCACAAATAGCTTTTAATTCAGGGGATTTTCTAGCATCTTTAAGGATTAAGCGGTGGGTTTTTTTGATCCTTAAAAAAATAGAATATTGTTTGCAAATCGGGCATTCCCCATCATAATACAAGGTCAATTCAGGCATAAAATCTTGCTTTTATTTCTTTAAAAATACCATCAAAATCAGCATTATCAGGTTCAAATAATTTTTGAGCTTTTGATTTTAAAACATCTTTTTGTATTTTTGAATCCAAAAGTTTTTTTACTTCGTTACAAACTTCTTGAGGTGTCTTGCAATGTTTCATCAAGTCGTTGTCCAAAAGATATTTGTCGTGAAATAAGAATAAAGATCGAGTGGAGATGGTTGGAATTCCTAAATAACAAGCTTCCAAATTCATCGTGCCCCCTCCCCCGATGAGAACATCTATAAAGGGATAAAATTGATTTGGCAAGAGTTTATCTTCTAGGATAAAGACATTTTTTAAATTGCCAAAGTCTTTTTTTAATTGTTTGCTTCCATAGCGGGGCATTAAAATTAAATTCGCATCTGTTTTTGAAGCAAGCAAGGCAATACTTTCATAGATAATTGTCAATTTTTTTTCGACGTAATGGGCTTTGTATTCTTCTTCACGGATTAAAACGCAGGGTCTTTTTTTGGGGATATGATAGATTTCTCTAAAATCTTTTTTTGTGGCTAAATCTTTTAGCCACAATGCTACATCAATAAAATTGTATGCGATAATATTTTTTGAAGGTATTCCAAGCGCACTATAACAAATTTCAGGAACAATAAAGGGGCGAAAGATGAGTGAGCTTAGAGGCAATGTGAGGCGAGAAAGCAGGGTAACTTTTTCTAAAGAAAAATATTCGCTTTTAAGAGGTGTGTCAGAAAATTGGACAACAGGAATTCCTAATCCATAGGCACACTGCGTTCCATCTGCACTTGCACCTGTGATAAAAATTTTTGGAATACCGATTTTTTTAAAGAGCTTTAAAAAATTTTTTTGTCTCTGTAATCTTGATTCAAATTTTCCTATCAAACTTGCCCCGCCATAGCCTCCAACTTCAATGGCTTCTATTTCAAAAAGTTCTAAAAGCTTTGCGCATTCATTGTAATCTTTGCTTTTTCTTGTAGTGATGAGTACTTCGTCTAAGGATTGGAGCTTGGGGATGAGGTTTTTAAAAAATAAAGCATATTTAGGGTCAATAATATCAATCCAAATCAAAATTCAAAATCCCCAGTTTGTCCTTTATTCATACTTTCATATACGGCTTTGACATAATCTTTTCGGACTTGGCAATCCAAGATTTTTTCACATTTAAAGCAGCTTTGAAGAGATTTTTCCTGTTGGCAATTTTTTAAAAATAATAATTTTTCTTCAAGTTTGCTTTCCCAGATATCTTTAGGCGTTTGGGCTTCACTCATAATATTTTCTCACTTTTTCTATTTCATTTTTGGAGCCAAAAAAACAAGGCGTGCTTTCGTGTAAGCTTTGAATTTCAAGCTCAAGAAGTCGCTTTTTCCCATCTATGGCTTCTCCTCCAGCTTTTTCATAGATGAATGCAAAGGGAAATACCTCAAAGAGTTTTCTTAGTTTTCCTTTTGGGGAATCTAAAGTCGCAGGATAGCTGAATAATCCTCCACCTTTGATGAGTATTTGATGCAAATCAGGAACCATACCACCTGAATATCTCAAACGATAACCTTCTTCAAAAAGAGATTCTATGAGTTTTTTGTGCTTTGGATCCCAATTTTTTTGAGTGCCTCCAGGAGCGTTGATTTTGCCTTGAGTTTTGAGTGTTGCAAGATTTTTTTCTTCCCAGCCGTTTGTATTGTAAATAAAATGAGTTAATTTGTCATCTGCAAATACAAATTCAAGCTTGGGTCCATAGACGACATATGCACTTGCCACTAGAGCACTTGCTTTAAATTCTTTTTCATAAATGCCAAAAATAGATCCGACGCTTAAATTCGAATCGATGATTGAAGATCCATCGAGCGGATCATAAGCAACCAAATATGAACCAGTGTCTTTAAAAATCGCCTCAGATTTTTCCTCACTGCAAAGACCTGCTATGAATTTTGATCCCATCAGTTCTTTTTCAATGATTTTATCGGCTGCAACATCAATTTGTAATTGCGCATCCCCACTTGTATTTGTAGTGTTTAAATAGCAAGCAGGAGTTGTTTTTAAAAGATCTTGGATTTGAAGGGAACATTTTTGCAATAAAGGGATAAAATCTTTTGTCATTTTTACTCCAAAATTTTTTGGCTAAATTATATCTTATTAGGTTTTATGTTATTCTTTTCTTTTAGAATTTTAATTTTTAAGAAAGGTTTTTATGCTTGTTGCTCCAAGTATTTTATCAGCGGACTTTTTAAATCTGGGTTCAGAGGTCAGTTCAATTTGTGAAGCGGGGTGTGATTATGTGCATATTGATGTGATGGATGGACATTTTGTGCCTAATCTGACGATTGGTCCTGTTGTGGTTGAAAAGGTTGCTGCGATTGCTTCTAAGCCTTTGGATATTCATTTGATGGTTAAAAATGCTACATTTTTTGTGGATTTGTTTGTTCCTTGCAATCCTGAATTTATAAGCGTGCATATTGAAGAGGAAAAACATCTCCATCGCCTAATCTCTTATATCAGAAATCAGGGGATACGTCCAAGCGTGGTTTTAAACCCGCATACAAGTGAAGATTTACTCAAATATATTTTGCCTGATATTGATATGGTTTTAGTGATGAGCGTGAATCCGGGATTTGGAGGACAGAAATTTATTCTTAGTATGATTGAAAAAGTCCGAAATGTTAAAAATATTATTCTTGCTAAAAATCCAAATTGCCTCATTGAAGTTGATGGGGGAGTGAGTGATAAAAATATTGCTTCACTCAAACAAGCAGGGGCAGATATAGTGGTGGCAGGCAGTTATGTGTTTGGCAGCAGCGATTATAAAAAAGCGATTTCTTCTTTGCGATGAATTATTCTGAGCTTTATGACAGACTGAAAGTAGCCCCGATAAATAAAGAGGAGTTTTTAAATCGTTTGGCTAATATTGAGGGGCTTTATGCAGACTCTGAAACAGGGCTTGAAATATTAAAATCGTGCGGCTTTCCTTTGAGGCAAGAGGATGAAAATATAATTTTGACTACATCAAAAACAAAATGGAAAGAACAAGTTTTTTGTTTTGTAGATATTGAAACTACTGGAGCAAAGCCTGATATTTCTTCGATTATTGAAATTGGAGCATTGAAGTATCAAGGCGGTCAAACGATAGGTAAATTTGAAAGCTTTGTTTATGCCAAAGAAATTCCGGAGAAAATTACTGAACTCACTGGCATTAGTGCCAAAACAATCCAAAATGCCCCAAAAGTCTCTGAAGTCTTGAGAAAATTTAAGGAATTTTTGGGAGAGAGCGTTTTTGTAGCACATAATGTAAATTTTGATTATGGCTTCATCAGCTATCATATGGATAAGATTGGACTAAATCAGATTTTAAACCCTAAAATATGTACCATTGACTTGGCTCGTAGAACTATCTTGTCTCCAAGGTATTCTTTAGGTTTTTTAAACCTTTTTTTAGGCATCAATATTCCTGTTTCTCACCGAGCATATGCAGATGCTTTGAGTGCTTCAAAGGTTTTTGAAATTTGTTTATATTCGTTGCCTAAGCGCATTATCAGCACGCAAGATTTGATTGATTTTTCAAAAGGGAAGAAAAACTTTTGATTTATGGGCATAGAAATTTGATGATGTTGTCTATGTTCTTTTGATTCATTTTGATATTGAGGGTTTTGGCTGCCTTGTTTGAGCATTCTTTAAGCTTTTTGATTTGTTTCTCATCAAGTGCGTTAATCGCATTCGCGATTGTTTTTGGTCTGAAATTTTTGATAATGAGTCCGTTTTTATAAGTATGGATAAAAGGAATCATTTCAGGGTTTGGTGTGATAATGAGTCCGAGTCTGGCTTGAATGTATTCAAAAAACTTGTTTGGCAAGGCGTGTTTGAGGTTTAAGGTGCTTGGAGGGATGGCATAAAGCCCTAAATCATAATCGGAAGTAAAAGGAATGATTTTGTCATAAGTTACCGGTGGGATGATGGCAACTTTTTTCCCTTTGAGACGG from Helicobacter sp. 12S02232-10 includes:
- a CDS encoding heme-binding protein, with translation MLHRGLLIAILSVGFSIAQTLPKEPVLSLDVALKIAQNALKQCKNDGYKIAVNVLNKSGVVLVALRDQDAGPHTIEGSYKKAFTSVSTKTPTSVFAKKIEKNEMSSGLVNLSKNFVFASGGLPIKSENTTIGAIGVSGAPQGDLDEKCAQIGIDSVQKDLE
- a CDS encoding DUF354 domain-containing protein; protein product: MIWIDIIDPKYALFFKNLIPKLQSLDEVLITTRKSKDYNECAKLLELFEIEAIEVGGYGGASLIGKFESRLQRQKNFLKLFKKIGIPKIFITGASADGTQCAYGLGIPVVQFSDTPLKSEYFSLEKVTLLSRLTLPLSSLIFRPFIVPEICYSALGIPSKNIIAYNFIDVALWLKDLATKKDFREIYHIPKKRPCVLIREEEYKAHYVEKKLTIIYESIALLASKTDANLILMPRYGSKQLKKDFGNLKNVFILEDKLLPNQFYPFIDVLIGGGGTMNLEACYLGIPTISTRSLFLFHDKYLLDNDLMKHCKTPQEVCNEVKKLLDSKIQKDVLKSKAQKLFEPDNADFDGIFKEIKARFYA
- a CDS encoding class 1 fructose-bisphosphatase; protein product: MTKDFIPLLQKCSLQIQDLLKTTPACYLNTTNTSGDAQLQIDVAADKIIEKELMGSKFIAGLCSEEKSEAIFKDTGSYLVAYDPLDGSSIIDSNLSVGSIFGIYEKEFKASALVASAYVVYGPKLEFVFADDKLTHFIYNTNGWEEKNLATLKTQGKINAPGGTQKNWDPKHKKLIESLFEEGYRLRYSGGMVPDLHQILIKGGGLFSYPATLDSPKGKLRKLFEVFPFAFIYEKAGGEAIDGKKRLLELEIQSLHESTPCFFGSKNEIEKVRKYYE
- a CDS encoding DCC1-like thiol-disulfide oxidoreductase family protein yields the protein MPELTLYYDGECPICKQYSIFLRIKKTHRLILKDARKSPELKAICEDNHIDINDGIILLSETGEVLQAQKALLYLKNLTTNQNLIYKIFISKSLIGLVYPLLKGFRRLLLKILGKETKIH
- the rpe gene encoding ribulose-phosphate 3-epimerase, translated to MLVAPSILSADFLNLGSEVSSICEAGCDYVHIDVMDGHFVPNLTIGPVVVEKVAAIASKPLDIHLMVKNATFFVDLFVPCNPEFISVHIEEEKHLHRLISYIRNQGIRPSVVLNPHTSEDLLKYILPDIDMVLVMSVNPGFGGQKFILSMIEKVRNVKNIILAKNPNCLIEVDGGVSDKNIASLKQAGADIVVAGSYVFGSSDYKKAISSLR
- a CDS encoding 3'-5' exonuclease, which produces MNYSELYDRLKVAPINKEEFLNRLANIEGLYADSETGLEILKSCGFPLRQEDENIILTTSKTKWKEQVFCFVDIETTGAKPDISSIIEIGALKYQGGQTIGKFESFVYAKEIPEKITELTGISAKTIQNAPKVSEVLRKFKEFLGESVFVAHNVNFDYGFISYHMDKIGLNQILNPKICTIDLARRTILSPRYSLGFLNLFLGINIPVSHRAYADALSASKVFEICLYSLPKRIISTQDLIDFSKGKKNF